Below is a window of Vallitalea longa DNA.
GAAGACAATACGTTAACAATAGGTATGGAACTTGCTTATCCTCCGTTTGAAACAAAAGACGAAGAAGGAAATCCAACAGGTGTAAGTGTTGATTTAGCAAAAGCTTTAGGTGAGTATTTGGATAGACCAGTTATAATTGAAAACATTAATTGGGACGGACTTATACCTTCACTTCAGACAGGCAAAATTGATGCTGTAATATCATCAATGACAATAACCGAAAAACGAAGAGAAGTAATTGATTTCTCAGAGCCTTATGCTGATGCTTATCTTGGTTTATTGGTGAATAAGAATTCCAATATAAACAGTATTGAAGAGTTAAATCAAAAAGGCAAAGTCATCAGTGTAAAAAAAGGTACTACAGGTTATCTATATGCAACCAATAACCTTATGAATACTAAGATTAACGCACTTTCTTCTGAAAATGCATGTGTAGTTGAAGTTACACAAGGTAAAGCTGATGCATTCATATATGACCAGCTAACAATTTACCGTCAGAATAAATTAAACGAAGAAACCACAAAAGCATTATTGATACCATTTCAAGATAGCGAAAATTGGGGTATTGGTGTCAAGAAGGACAATACTGAATTGCTTAACAGCATAAATGATTTTTTGAAGGATTTTAAAGAGAATAATGGATTTGATGATATAACAGAAAAATATCTAAAAGAGGAAAAACAAACATTCGATGAGCTTGATTTTCCATGGTTTTTCGATTAGGGAGAAATTATGAGACGAAAAGATAGAAAACCTACATTAACAAATAAAATCATCAGTGTTGTATTAGTCATTTTAATTTTAGTATTTTTTATGTGGTTATCCCTTAATGCAATAGGACTGAAATTAGATTTTTCTACATTATTAGAATATAGGCAGAGATTATGGCAAGGATTCTATATGACCATAATCATTTCTATCGGTAGCTTATTTATGAGTTTACTGATTGGATCAATTACCGCTGTTGGACAAAAATCCAATATACTGACAATTAAATATCTATGTAAGGCATACATTCAGATAATAAGAGGAACTCCCCTATTGGTTCAAATATTTTTCTTCTATTATATAATAGGAACGGCTTGGGGAGTTAATAATAGATATATAGCTGGAATACTGATACTATCACTCTTTGAAGGAGCATATATATCAGAAATAATAAGAGGTGGTCTTGAAAGCATTGGTAGTCAGCAGTATGAAATTGCAAGAGCTATAGGACTTAACTCTAAAAAAACTTTTAAATTTGTTACATTTCCCATATTGATGTCACATATTTTGCCAGCTCTAACTGGTCAGTTTGCTTCTATTATAAAAGATTCATCCCTACTATCTGTTATTGCGGTAATTGAACTTACTCAAACAATACAGGAGATAACTGCTGATAATTTCAGGATGTTTGAAAATTATATATTTGTTGGAGCTTTGTATTTTATACTTACCTTTGCTGTGTCATTATTATCTAGAATGTTTGAGAGGAGGTATAAACATGAATATAGAACTAAAAAACATTTGTAAGAGTTATGAAGGCAATGTAGTTCTAGAAAATATCAATTATGAAGATAATATTAATTCTATAGCAATCATTGGTCCATCAGGAGGCGGAAAATCAACTCTATTACGTATCATTGGTGGATTATTGCTTCCTACATCTGGTGAAATGTATATTGATGGCAACATAATTAATTTTGACGAGAAATCATTACAAGCTTTTCGCAGAAATATTGGATTTGTTTTTCAATCAAAAGGATTATTTGAGCATTTGACAGCTATGGAAAATGTTATACTGCCTCTTATACATACTTTTGGTATAAACAAAGATGATTCCACCCAAATAGCGAGTAAGCTGTTTGATAGATTTGGATTGGTACAGGAAAAAGACAAATATCCATCACAGCTATCTGGAGGCCAACAACAGCGAATTTCCATAGCTAGAGCTGTCGCTATAAAACCCAAACTTTTATTATTGGACGAGCCAACTTCTGCATTGGATCCAGAATATACAGGAGAGGTACTTGACATGCTTAATGAATTTCAAAATGATGGTTTGGATACTATAATAGTTACCCATGAAATGGGATTTGCAAAAAATTCTTGTGAAAAGGTCATATTTTTGGCAGAAAATACTATCATTGAGA
It encodes the following:
- a CDS encoding transporter substrate-binding domain-containing protein is translated as MKKLVPIVLIILLGSTILASCKSKTEDNTLTIGMELAYPPFETKDEEGNPTGVSVDLAKALGEYLDRPVIIENINWDGLIPSLQTGKIDAVISSMTITEKRREVIDFSEPYADAYLGLLVNKNSNINSIEELNQKGKVISVKKGTTGYLYATNNLMNTKINALSSENACVVEVTQGKADAFIYDQLTIYRQNKLNEETTKALLIPFQDSENWGIGVKKDNTELLNSINDFLKDFKENNGFDDITEKYLKEEKQTFDELDFPWFFD
- a CDS encoding amino acid ABC transporter permease, which produces MRRKDRKPTLTNKIISVVLVILILVFFMWLSLNAIGLKLDFSTLLEYRQRLWQGFYMTIIISIGSLFMSLLIGSITAVGQKSNILTIKYLCKAYIQIIRGTPLLVQIFFFYYIIGTAWGVNNRYIAGILILSLFEGAYISEIIRGGLESIGSQQYEIARAIGLNSKKTFKFVTFPILMSHILPALTGQFASIIKDSSLLSVIAVIELTQTIQEITADNFRMFENYIFVGALYFILTFAVSLLSRMFERRYKHEYRTKKHL
- a CDS encoding amino acid ABC transporter ATP-binding protein is translated as MNIELKNICKSYEGNVVLENINYEDNINSIAIIGPSGGGKSTLLRIIGGLLLPTSGEMYIDGNIINFDEKSLQAFRRNIGFVFQSKGLFEHLTAMENVILPLIHTFGINKDDSTQIASKLFDRFGLVQEKDKYPSQLSGGQQQRISIARAVAIKPKLLLLDEPTSALDPEYTGEVLDMLNEFQNDGLDTIIVTHEMGFAKNSCEKVIFLAENTIIESGKSSRIFREPKSKQLISFLDKILEWKV